The genomic segment GGGGACGCGGGCGACGGATGAAATAAGAGTATAATATTGACTGGAACAAGCGACGGACAGAAGGCAAAGTGTTTTTGTCATTCAGGTAAAGGACACATCTGTCGCTTCAGACAAGGACAAAAAGACGTCCAGAAcacaataaagacataaaaacttAAGAGATTTGTTCTCGAGGAACAAATCGAGTAACTGCCCCAGCTTTGGGTCCACATTTGTCACCTCCTCATGTGTGTTTAGCTGCGACTCAGCTCTGTGGCAAATGGGGGAATATTAACTCTCCATTTGGTGTTGGCGCCTCCAGAACAGAGAGGGTAACATTTGCTTTTCCACCCTAGTTTATAATGGTTCAGTAacctctgcaacacacacacacacacaaatatacacctCCCCCAGCAGTGTCGATGCCCTGTAACGCCTCAGTTGCCCCACATTGGCAGCAGCTGCGAGGGAGAGGTCAGAGTCGTGTTATATTCCCTGCAATGGAGACTGGAGTCCCTCATCACCTGTTACACTACAACCCTTCAACCTACATTGCTCTAGTGCTGTATTCTCATGGGAATTCTCCACAATATCATATAACGCCACGTTGCAGAGTCAGACCATCTCGAAACTATCTCACCTcgcctctctcccccctcctgtGTCCTCCGTCCTCCAGGTGGCAGTGAAGGTGATTGACAAGCGGAAGGCCAAGAAGGACTCGTACGTGACCAAGAACCTGCGCAGGGAGGGCCACATCCAGCAGATGATCCGCCACCCCAACATCACGCAGCTCCTCGACATCCTGGAGACGGAGAACAGCTACTACCTGGTGATGGAGCTGTGTCCCGGCGGCAACCTCATGAACCGCATCTACGACAAGAAGCGCCTGGACGAGAGGGAGACGCAGAAGTACATCCGGCAGCTGGTGCTGGCCGTTGAGCATCTGCACAGGGCGGGCGTGGTGCACAGGTGAATAAGGAAGTAATAGAAGAGTGGGAAAAAGAAGCATGTATTTCCAGTGTTATGAGCAGTAAACAGGGGGCGTGTCATCCGTACCTCACAGAGCTTTGTGTGGTTAATGCCGAGTTTAAGATCTCTGAGTCAGACATGATCCTCTTTCTCAAAAGTGTAGGCTAAGTCCTTATTGTGCACATTACTGTTAATCCACATAAACAAACCCGTCTGCCTGATAACTGCAAAAGACATGATGTGAGTCAGTGTTTCCTGAACTTTATTTATGGGAAGATAAACCAATTTACGTCCAGACTCTGGGAAGGACCGTGTTGAAGTTATCTTCAACCAAAAGTCAATCACGCCAGTTTAGTTCTTtcaccaataaagttaaaaagaaatacagaataaattcccaagcttttttttttcccacttagAGCCTGGGAACTTAAATTTCCATCACACTGGGATGGACGAGGTAAATATCTGTGAAACAGGATTTTACTGTGATTTAAACGAACACAATAGATCCAGAAAATCAGCCAGTGTGACCCACATTAGGAGGGTTATGTGTgtctgaggggagggggggggttcCCATAGACCTCTCCTGTGTCTGCTTTGTATGAAGACGGCTTAGATAAGACTAATCTATCTCatgtaaacactgacattgtgcAGGCACTGATTACAGTAtctgttgtctctttttttggccTTACAGAGACCTAAAGATCGAAAACCTCCTGCTGGACGAGCAGGACAACATAAAGCTCATAGGTGAGTCTTTAAGCGCACAAAAGGTcccatgtgtttgttgttttaaagagtTAAATGCCACAGTAGAGTGTTACAATGCACCACATGTGGTGAAGGCCAAAGAGCAATTAAATATCCTGTTGAAAACCCTCACGGGCTCTCACCCGAGTGCTAATCTCGCCGCTTCTGTCGCCTCTCGCAGACTTCGGCCTCAGCAACTGCGCCGGCATCTTGGGCTACTCCGACCCGTTCAGCACCCAGTGTGGAAGTCCGGCGTACGCCGCCCCCGAGCTGCTCTCCAGGAAGAAGTACGGGCCCAAGGTGGACGTCTGGTCCATGTGAGTGTGACAgttgcagacacagacactggcTAAAAGGCTTGCATTAAAGGTTATTTGGATGAAATAGTAATTCATATCATTAGAGTTGTTAATATTTTGATTCCACGTGGTAATGCTCTACCTTTTCATCGACAGCATTGTAAAAAACATAGGATTTAGATATTGACGGTGATCGTTCAGACCATTATTTACCAAAAACAATAGCATTAGCATCAGCTGTCAGCCAAATTGTCATTTTAAGCATCAGAATCTGACATGTTTTCCTTCActgtgctcccccccccccccagcggCGTGAACATGTACGCCATGTTGACGGGGACTCTGCCGTTCACCGTGGAACCCTTCAGCCTCCGAGCCCTGCACCAGAAAATGGTGGACAAGGAGATGAACCCGCTGCCGCCCTCGCTCTGCACAGGTGTGTGCACATACCGACCTGTTAATCGCGTCGACACTGCACtggcgcacgcacacacacacaccgactcaGCTGCTCTCTCAGGTCCTCGTAATTACACAGAACAGATACGAGTGTAAATGAATGTGCCAAGTGACTATTGTTGCCTTTGGCTCAAGTGAGAGAGCGAAAGAATGCTGACATttctaaatgtaataaaaagtcCTCGTGTCTGccaagagacaaaaaaaaagaaaaaaacagattgaaATTCAAAGATAAGCTGCTGCTAGAAAACCTCTGCTACTGTGGTTGCATTCAAACTTTCCAAGAATCACTCCTAACAAAAACCCTGCTGCCTTATTAGCATTTTGTCTCCTCCAGTCACTTTATAAACAACGGTCTGTGGTTACGGAACTTTAAAGCCGATTTTCCAAAGGGAACATTTAGTTAATCCGCGTACGTGCACATGCACAATAAATTGATTCACCTGATAAACATTTCTCAAGAACTGCAACAGGACATGTGACGTAAACAATCCCCGTTTctcaagaacaaaaacagacttccAGTGAACCTTTAACTGTCACGGGCTAAACCATTATTAGGAAATGTGTGACACAGGTGTGATCCACTTCTCTGGAAGCCGTGACGCCCACGTTTGCACCTCTCAACACGCAAGCAAGGAAAAGATTAACCCGATTAAAGAGGTGCCTATTAGTCAAGCTTAATGACGGATATGTCATCTCATCGCGGTTATGCAATAATGGAGTGAAAGCGGATAAGTGGGATGAGtccactgtgtgttttgtcacaCGCGCTCGCAGATTAACCACAAACTGGCAGAGACGTGAGGAAATACTGGGGTGATTCATCAGTTTAATTAACTTGGACTTCCGTCGTAGTGACGCTCTCCAACAACCCTGCATTTTGGTCACAGGCAGTGAGGAAttgttgctaaaaaaaaaagaggctcagCCTCCGCAATAACATGGAGCTGGATCAGTTCAGCAGCGTCAGACATTCATCAAACCGACCGTGCACTGCAAACTTTGTTTAGATGTGATTAGAGCTGCAGCTCTTGGTTTTCTCCATGAATCGAGTATTTgttgacgatgttctcaaatgtcttccaCAAGTCAGaataattaagttttttttttttgtcatatgaagcaaagaaacccggaaatattcacatttaacaagctaaaaaaaagaacagtcaaactgattatgaaaatagtaaTTGATTAAATTATTTGCGGCCCCAACTGTGAATGTGATTGAACCCAGAGTTTGAAAAACAGATCTGTTTTTGAATGACATCTCtgtcattttaagtgtttttaagagGGAGATGTAAAACCATATATCAAGTTtggtgcaaaagaaaaataaagctgaGATTTCATTTTGAGGCCATATAACACAGCTTTAGCTCATATCATTTTTCAATCCTGGAGAACTTTGCACGAAATGTCATTAGTTGGTGTCAGCATATGAatatttattctctctctctgtgtctcagccgcCATCTGTCTTCTGAAGAAGCTACTTGAGCCAGATCCAAACAAGCGTCCCAATATCCATCAAGTAATGGCCGACTCCTGGCTACAGCTCGCCAACAAGAACACGGGGGCGCCGTACCTCAACAGGTAAGACTGGAATatgtgttttagtttgaaatttaaacccttttttttgttttgcatcgCAACCCTTAACCGTTCATCGTTGTGCGTTCAGGATCCACATTGAGGAAATAAACCACACAGTGTTGCTGCACATGACGGAGAAAATGGGCTACAAGCACAGCGAGGTTCTGAGCGCCGTCCTCACCAACCGCGCATGTCACACACTGGCCGTGTACTTCCTCCTCAACAAGAAGATGAAGAGGCTCTCTAAAGAGTACAGGGTAAGTGGGAGGACATTCCTCGGGTGATTGGGGTTGGATTTACaaggtgataaaaaaaaaaaatctggtttcacaaaaacaggtttggtaaaaaaaatttGTCCGTGTCTTTAGGAGATGCAGttccaggagaagaagaaaggagagaagaagaaaaacgaaTACTACCAGACCCAGTGGAGGAAGCACGTCGACAAGCTCACCATACCCCCAAAACAGACGCCCGTCTACCTGGCTGTGAGCAAGCCCAgcgagaagaagaaacacaggaCAGGTGAGAAATCCTATGATCtcgtttaaaaagaaatgatttatcagaaaaaaggttgtttttaaaaaaaaaaaaaatgctttattcTATTTACTTGTATTCATACAGGGTAGGTTGACTGAGCATGCATGTTCTTATTCGTCAACAACCTATGTAGTTCCCCAGTCTTCCATCAATCCTTCCACCCCTCCTTCcctgcatccatccatccatctgtgaGGGTACTTCTTGGACATGTCCGTCATAAGacaaaccacttttttttttttcaatttttatcTCGACTGAGAAAGTGTTGTCTAAATGTAAGTACACGACTGTGAATGAACATAAGTTGAAATGAGCAAAACGGCAGCAATAAGtggtcaaagtcagtcacaAGGTAGCGAGACTCCATCCCTTATCCTCATCCTGCCACTGATGACACATATGATTCTTCAACAAACATCAACACGCGGTATTTTCCGTAATGTAATGACGCTTCTCATTTCCTCCTCAGGTCTGCTGCGTGGCATTATTGGTGGCCATCGTAACTCCCCTCTGGCGCCGCCTGGCACCGTCGCTTCCTCGTCCATGGAATATCTCGAGATCCACCCTCCCTTGCCCAACACCCCTCAGCAACGGAGGCGACTGGCCACCCTCCCGCCTGCCAACACCAGTCCAGAACACAACATTCCAGCCCCACCGGCTCCATCACCTATCGGTATGCATTCCTTCGGCTCGCTCTCCAAAGCCGAGCAAATCGAAGACACCCCGGCTTCCCCCTGGTACAAGCTCACCAACGGCACTTTGTCCCCACCCCGCCACGTATCTG from the Solea solea chromosome 4, fSolSol10.1, whole genome shotgun sequence genome contains:
- the hunk gene encoding hormonally up-regulated neu tumor-associated kinase homolog A isoform X1, giving the protein MPVADSDMVVDSSHEQGKTPSCGGDESILPASLCSPAADILKSFYHTKRVGNYLIGRKLGEGSFAKVREGLHAMTGEKVAVKVIDKRKAKKDSYVTKNLRREGHIQQMIRHPNITQLLDILETENSYYLVMELCPGGNLMNRIYDKKRLDERETQKYIRQLVLAVEHLHRAGVVHRDLKIENLLLDEQDNIKLIDFGLSNCAGILGYSDPFSTQCGSPAYAAPELLSRKKYGPKVDVWSIGVNMYAMLTGTLPFTVEPFSLRALHQKMVDKEMNPLPPSLCTAAICLLKKLLEPDPNKRPNIHQVMADSWLQLANKNTGAPYLNRIHIEEINHTVLLHMTEKMGYKHSEVLSAVLTNRACHTLAVYFLLNKKMKRLSKEYREMQFQEKKKGEKKKNEYYQTQWRKHVDKLTIPPKQTPVYLAVSKPSEKKKHRTGLLRGIIGGHRNSPLAPPGTVASSSMEYLEIHPPLPNTPQQRRRLATLPPANTSPEHNIPAPPAPSPIGMHSFGSLSKAEQIEDTPASPWYKLTNGTLSPPRHVSAFQPDSSYLKKATIPSPPVLIVNPQPKKSISTDWCGSSDTSGSPPSIVGSPPGSSAFSPPKSAFSPLNPTSAFSPPSNNSSSDPESPTHRSKFPSMGIGQILKKKVQLQPFSFRPEQVVEEVVSPPPYPMQTLLCASGALKTLC
- the hunk gene encoding hormonally up-regulated neu tumor-associated kinase homolog A isoform X2, which encodes MIRHPNITQLLDILETENSYYLVMELCPGGNLMNRIYDKKRLDERETQKYIRQLVLAVEHLHRAGVVHRDLKIENLLLDEQDNIKLIDFGLSNCAGILGYSDPFSTQCGSPAYAAPELLSRKKYGPKVDVWSIGVNMYAMLTGTLPFTVEPFSLRALHQKMVDKEMNPLPPSLCTAAICLLKKLLEPDPNKRPNIHQVMADSWLQLANKNTGAPYLNRIHIEEINHTVLLHMTEKMGYKHSEVLSAVLTNRACHTLAVYFLLNKKMKRLSKEYREMQFQEKKKGEKKKNEYYQTQWRKHVDKLTIPPKQTPVYLAVSKPSEKKKHRTGLLRGIIGGHRNSPLAPPGTVASSSMEYLEIHPPLPNTPQQRRRLATLPPANTSPEHNIPAPPAPSPIGMHSFGSLSKAEQIEDTPASPWYKLTNGTLSPPRHVSAFQPDSSYLKKATIPSPPVLIVNPQPKKSISTDWCGSSDTSGSPPSIVGSPPGSSAFSPPKSAFSPLNPTSAFSPPSNNSSSDPESPTHRSKFPSMGIGQILKKKVQLQPFSFRPEQVVEEVVSPPPYPMQTLLCASGALKTLC